One genomic region from Bacilli bacterium encodes:
- a CDS encoding extracellular solute-binding protein, producing MRKTKKISLSFMAAMFLSLVLSACGGTSDSSGDKKSVLKFFGWGSVAEQQIFKTMIAEFTQEYPQYDVVYSSVTSDNYITTLGSYKNNTRNMPDVFYMPDINFVQWINSSDIMMDLTPYIEQSSSISVDNIWSEGIDAYRYDTVNKKLGTGDIYALPKDLGPNVLAYNKTLVQSKGVTIVSDSAGQYGYNPSTKTLNDKVAMTWAQFIAFCQDIKEGSLSDSNSIVGITHYPLESAMASMGQRFLDDSNKLVTIDNNNFAESLQFVADLSNKYQVMTTAEGQASQAGLQRFSSGLAGASFVGAWDTPELWECNFDWDILYTPVPNASGNLDNWQDGYRSGSSSKSFLGSVGISCYKGSKDPEGAYKLAEFLTASPAAQRINYQLGQAVPNLIDMANGEFMNATINDPKNATMGYNRPLNRQVYVDMMANSERRPQAYTYNADWFDEMWESSDDSYKLFRVWSLTSSYGGHLNVWDWNTNSRINNEFLSGLESRCQTILDKTTSKYAW from the coding sequence ATGCGAAAAACCAAAAAAATAAGCCTGTCCTTTATGGCCGCAATGTTTTTATCCTTAGTACTTTCCGCGTGCGGAGGGACTTCTGATTCCAGTGGTGATAAAAAATCGGTACTGAAGTTTTTTGGCTGGGGTTCGGTTGCCGAGCAGCAGATTTTTAAAACAATGATTGCTGAATTCACTCAGGAATATCCTCAATATGATGTGGTGTATTCCTCAGTTACTTCCGATAATTACATCACAACTTTAGGTAGTTATAAGAATAACACACGAAATATGCCCGATGTCTTCTATATGCCGGATATAAACTTTGTGCAATGGATAAATTCATCTGATATCATGATGGATTTAACTCCTTATATTGAACAATCAAGTTCCATCTCCGTAGACAATATTTGGAGCGAAGGAATTGATGCTTATCGATATGATACCGTTAATAAGAAATTAGGGACAGGCGATATCTATGCCTTGCCCAAAGATTTGGGGCCTAATGTTTTGGCCTATAACAAAACGCTCGTACAAAGCAAAGGGGTTACCATTGTCAGCGATAGCGCTGGTCAATATGGCTATAATCCATCTACGAAAACATTAAATGACAAAGTGGCTATGACATGGGCTCAGTTTATCGCTTTTTGCCAAGACATAAAGGAAGGATCATTGAGCGATTCCAATTCCATTGTTGGGATTACCCATTATCCGTTAGAAAGCGCCATGGCATCGATGGGACAACGATTCCTGGACGATAGCAACAAACTAGTTACCATTGATAACAACAATTTTGCCGAGTCACTCCAATTTGTCGCCGACTTATCGAATAAATATCAAGTTATGACGACGGCAGAAGGGCAGGCATCGCAAGCCGGTTTACAACGGTTTTCCAGCGGATTGGCTGGCGCGTCTTTCGTTGGAGCATGGGACACACCTGAACTATGGGAGTGCAATTTTGATTGGGACATTCTTTATACTCCGGTTCCCAATGCAAGTGGCAATCTAGATAACTGGCAAGATGGATATCGGAGTGGATCTTCATCAAAATCCTTTTTAGGATCGGTTGGCATTTCCTGTTATAAAGGGAGCAAGGATCCGGAAGGCGCATATAAATTAGCCGAATTTTTAACGGCTTCACCCGCGGCTCAAAGAATAAACTATCAATTGGGACAAGCGGTGCCTAATCTAATTGATATGGCAAATGGCGAGTTTATGAATGCGACAATAAATGACCCGAAAAATGCAACCATGGGTTATAATCGTCCTTTAAATCGTCAGGTATATGTCGATATGATGGCCAATAGTGAACGGCGGCCTCAAGCTTATACCTATAATGCGGACTGGTTTGATGAAATGTGGGAGTCATCTGATGACAGTTACAAACTTTTCCGCGTTTGGTCATTGACTTCCTCGTATGGGGGACATCTCAATGTTTGGGATTGGAATACTAATAGCCGAATCAACAATGAATTCTTATCGGGCTTAGAAAGTCGGTGTCAGACAATTTTAGATAAAACAACTTCCAAATACGCTTGGTAA
- a CDS encoding sugar ABC transporter permease, whose product MMNIRNRLKTIVSNRRFKEQMAGYLFVAPVVIGFLLFTFIPLLYSIFASFHELTDFNYNPGAGNYIGLGNFQELFADPNFIKSITNTIYLMMGIPVGMVLSFVLATLINSRYCKIKKPYLIIYYLPAVSSAIAVGLVWKWLFNADYGAINQIFGTHILWLSDPRIVKITLIIKGVWGGIGGTLLLYFASMQNIPHELYEAADIEGANLFYKTFKITIPLVKQTTFYVLITSVIGGILAFADNYIIVSSSSANTIVYYLWNEMKKGNYGLVSAGSLFVFVGLLIVTLFLFKFLHVGSGRKNFSSRKLKKGTRAQ is encoded by the coding sequence ATGATGAATATACGCAACCGTCTAAAAACCATAGTTAGTAATCGACGATTTAAGGAGCAGATGGCAGGCTACCTATTTGTGGCGCCAGTGGTAATCGGATTTCTTTTGTTTACCTTCATTCCCCTGCTTTATTCCATATTTGCCTCTTTCCATGAACTGACGGATTTTAACTACAATCCGGGAGCTGGAAATTATATTGGCTTAGGAAATTTCCAAGAGTTATTTGCCGATCCTAATTTTATTAAATCAATTACCAACACCATATATCTGATGATGGGAATTCCGGTAGGAATGGTCCTGTCGTTTGTGTTGGCTACTTTAATTAATTCAAGGTATTGCAAGATTAAAAAACCATATTTAATCATTTACTATCTTCCGGCTGTCAGTTCGGCAATTGCTGTCGGATTGGTATGGAAGTGGTTGTTTAATGCCGATTACGGGGCAATCAATCAAATATTTGGCACGCACATTCTCTGGCTTAGTGACCCGCGTATTGTAAAAATTACACTCATAATTAAAGGGGTATGGGGGGGAATAGGCGGAACACTGCTGCTTTATTTTGCCTCCATGCAAAATATTCCGCATGAGCTGTATGAGGCAGCGGATATCGAAGGGGCTAATCTATTCTATAAAACTTTTAAAATAACCATCCCCTTGGTGAAGCAGACAACTTTTTATGTTCTTATTACTTCGGTAATCGGAGGAATATTGGCCTTCGCGGATAACTACATAATCGTCAGTTCATCCAGTGCCAATACGATAGTCTATTATCTATGGAACGAAATGAAAAAAGGCAACTATGGATTGGTGAGTGCCGGCAGCCTCTTTGTTTTTGTTGGACTTCTGATTGTGACATTGTTCTTATTCAAGTTTCTCCATGTGGGAAGTGGACGGAAAAATTTTAGCTCTCGAAAATTAAAAAAAGGAACCCGTGCACAATGA